From one Cyanobacterium stanieri PCC 7202 genomic stretch:
- a CDS encoding CRISPR-associated protein, Cmr4 family (PFAM: RAMP superfamily~COGs: COG1336 Uncharacterized protein predicted to be involved in DNA repair (RAMP superfamily)~InterPro IPR005537~KEGG: cyn:Cyan7425_5330 protein of unknown function DUF324~PFAM: protein of unknown function DUF324~SPTR: Putative uncharacterized protein) — translation MYNKAYGIIETLAPVHVGATAGEESGNLNLIFRDQFTLTGVIPGSSIRGRFRSEMLLNKGKDNSNQWYGHDADAGVTDSTTESLVKFEYASVIWLPVFCPGQPVVWVSCPKLLKRYKRITGIDDAVPQVYSGSSVLKPLTVDGQPTLFFNFGFLTIDHPRQDLKPWFPFGEELPAVVVADDEIAMIHDMALYRQSRVRLDENEKIAVKGAFFNTEALPEGTQMIFPVAIKKNQGEWQPFEDDSTKGEIYLGGLESIGFGHCAVELIGI, via the coding sequence ATGTATAATAAGGCTTACGGTATCATCGAAACTTTAGCACCTGTTCATGTAGGCGCCACCGCAGGGGAAGAAAGTGGCAATTTAAACCTCATTTTCCGAGATCAATTCACCCTCACAGGGGTTATCCCCGGTAGTTCCATTCGGGGTCGTTTTCGCTCAGAAATGTTGTTAAATAAAGGTAAAGATAACAGCAATCAATGGTATGGTCATGATGCGGATGCGGGAGTTACCGACAGCACCACGGAATCGCTGGTTAAGTTTGAATATGCCTCTGTTATTTGGCTTCCCGTATTTTGCCCTGGGCAACCCGTTGTGTGGGTAAGTTGTCCTAAATTATTAAAACGTTACAAACGTATTACGGGTATTGATGATGCTGTTCCCCAAGTTTACAGTGGTTCATCTGTATTAAAACCTCTCACTGTTGATGGTCAACCTACCCTATTTTTTAACTTTGGTTTTCTCACCATTGATCATCCCAGACAGGATTTAAAGCCATGGTTTCCTTTTGGGGAGGAGTTACCTGCGGTAGTAGTTGCGGATGATGAAATTGCCATGATTCACGATATGGCGTTGTATCGTCAGAGCAGGGTGCGCCTAGATGAAAATGAGAAAATAGCGGTAAAAGGTGCTTTCTTCAACACTGAGGCTTTGCCAGAAGGTACACAGATGATTTTTCCTGTGGCTATCAAGAAAAATCAGGGGGAATGGCAACCTTTTGAGGATGATTCCACTAAGGGGGAGATTTATCTGGGGGGTTTGGAGTCCATTGGTTTTGGACATTGTGCGGTGGAGTTGATAGGGATTTAG
- a CDS encoding hypothetical protein (KEGG: cyc:PCC7424_5653 hypothetical protein~SPTR: Putative uncharacterized protein): MAWNSYNLDQAAHDLVLKYKGSDALNQGYKMRMTVSYGLERFWGEQFRLQNSDQTKAKYWRDTWQELVKIMATAGVNLPNDNVSANNTQQIKAMADKLWNFDQEQRKVAIAVLTQLTESMVWWTQRYK; encoded by the coding sequence ATGGCTTGGAATTCATATAATTTAGATCAGGCGGCGCATGATTTAGTATTGAAATATAAGGGTAGTGATGCGCTTAATCAGGGTTATAAAATGCGCATGACGGTTTCTTATGGTTTGGAACGTTTTTGGGGTGAGCAATTTCGCTTACAAAATAGCGATCAAACGAAGGCGAAATATTGGCGTGATACTTGGCAAGAGTTAGTAAAAATTATGGCAACCGCAGGGGTTAATTTACCTAACGATAATGTTAGTGCTAATAATACTCAACAAATTAAAGCCATGGCGGATAAGTTATGGAATTTTGATCAGGAACAGCGCAAAGTTGCGATCGCAGTTTTGACCCAATTAACAGAATCCATGGTGTGGTGGACACAACGTTATAAATAG
- a CDS encoding hypothetical protein (KEGG: pfh:PFHG_04515 conserved hypothetical protein~SPTR: Putative uncharacterized protein), producing MTHQLLLNVPENIYQKLIKKAKKQGETLENIVLNYLDQVNLEAEEDPLEQFIGAFDSKNSDWLENHDYYLGHSHVESID from the coding sequence ATGACTCATCAGTTACTACTAAATGTCCCTGAAAATATTTATCAAAAACTTATTAAAAAAGCTAAAAAACAGGGAGAAACTTTGGAAAATATTGTTCTTAATTACCTAGATCAAGTTAATCTTGAAGCAGAAGAAGATCCTCTCGAGCAATTTATCGGAGCATTTGATAGTAAAAATAGTGACTGGTTGGAAAATCATGATTACTATTTAGGACATTCTCATGTGGAGTCTATTGATTAA
- a CDS encoding hypothetical protein (COGs: COG2402 nucleic acid-binding protein contains PIN domain~KEGG: mar:MAE_32560 hypothetical protein~SPTR: PilT-like protein): MWSLLINAMQISNIFVDTSGWGNLLDSSQNYHQDAVKIYRQIIQNKKKLITTNYIISELSVLLSSPLHIPRVKIIEFINSLKISNHVNIIHVDEYIDSLAWDFFKNRPDKNWSLVYCSSFILMREKRLTQALTNDRHFEQAGLIRLLKK; the protein is encoded by the coding sequence ATGTGGAGTCTATTGATTAATGCAATGCAAATATCTAACATTTTTGTAGATACTTCAGGATGGGGTAATTTACTAGATTCCTCCCAAAATTACCATCAGGATGCTGTCAAAATTTATAGACAAATAATTCAGAATAAAAAGAAATTAATTACCACTAATTATATTATTTCAGAATTAAGCGTTCTCCTCTCAAGTCCTCTTCATATTCCAAGAGTAAAAATTATTGAGTTTATTAATAGTTTAAAAATATCTAACCATGTGAACATAATTCACGTGGATGAATATATAGATAGTTTAGCTTGGGATTTTTTCAAAAATCGTCCTGATAAAAATTGGAGTTTGGTTTATTGTTCTAGTTTTATTTTAATGAGAGAAAAAAGACTAACTCAAGCATTAACAAATGATCGTCATTTTGAACAAGCTGGACTTATTCGATTACTAAAAAAATAA
- a CDS encoding hypothetical protein (KEGG: cyn:Cyan7425_5332 hypothetical protein~SPTR: Putative uncharacterized protein), translating into MPNYNNVPLMFRSQLPGRCQIQRLVPRANVQDAESWADEWVDKLEEEDYQFHDKVKTREYQFTWRFITNSGQDEGVIRPVIGAKGFPYFPGSSMKGAFWRSCPKDKRALYCGYEQDGESHPGILRFHGGYPDKEWMFEELVDVVHPQEDWQVKNGGNHSAFIQISLYKPKFTFGITSKKPLSDGEWNEIWQIWEGAIAQGLGTRVSAGYGQVKLTNRHELNSLLTVNLKGEGLASQLINKNGEFRANMFKAALRGHTLRLLGGVTDANTAEAITKQLWGGFAGKNGAIVGELGIVFDAIDLDVYDCTYRPNHHSTVKMPFYELNKGQLNIIRMKNISQKRSEKLTNFLTDLIKFSLLLGGFGKSWRRAEHYLFFYDYINSGRKPMIGCHWQILEESENLRVSINNLDDVRTFLNSIHENMKNWVTDHQKRLNPQGANWRESFKKGNVQVWGRIAEHEDDSRAIHFFHGNYQGNKTIKRSILTGRMGHIGRIWHRMYPHQGEQYVELLTIFPDNSRETREFIQYLRSNVSEFKQLW; encoded by the coding sequence ATGCCTAATTATAACAATGTACCCCTCATGTTTAGAAGCCAGTTACCAGGGCGCTGTCAAATTCAAAGATTAGTACCAAGGGCAAATGTACAGGATGCAGAAAGCTGGGCAGATGAATGGGTAGATAAATTAGAGGAAGAAGATTACCAATTTCATGACAAGGTAAAAACAAGGGAATATCAATTTACATGGCGCTTTATTACCAACAGTGGGCAAGATGAGGGGGTAATTCGCCCTGTTATCGGTGCGAAGGGATTTCCTTATTTTCCCGGTTCGAGTATGAAGGGCGCTTTTTGGCGTAGTTGTCCCAAGGATAAACGCGCTTTATATTGTGGTTATGAACAGGATGGAGAAAGTCACCCCGGTATTTTACGTTTTCACGGGGGTTATCCTGACAAGGAATGGATGTTTGAGGAATTGGTGGATGTGGTGCATCCCCAAGAGGATTGGCAGGTAAAAAATGGTGGTAACCATTCAGCTTTTATTCAAATTTCCCTATACAAGCCTAAATTTACTTTTGGTATTACTTCCAAAAAGCCCCTAAGTGATGGAGAATGGAACGAAATTTGGCAAATATGGGAAGGTGCGATCGCACAGGGACTCGGTACAAGGGTAAGTGCTGGATATGGTCAAGTAAAATTAACAAATCGTCACGAATTAAACTCTCTCCTTACCGTCAACCTCAAAGGTGAAGGATTAGCCTCCCAATTGATTAATAAAAACGGTGAATTTCGAGCCAATATGTTTAAAGCCGCCTTACGGGGGCATACCCTCAGACTCCTTGGCGGTGTCACCGATGCCAACACTGCCGAAGCCATCACCAAACAACTTTGGGGAGGATTTGCTGGGAAAAACGGGGCAATAGTGGGAGAATTAGGCATCGTTTTTGATGCCATTGATTTAGATGTTTATGATTGCACATATAGACCAAACCATCATAGCACCGTTAAAATGCCTTTTTATGAACTCAATAAAGGACAACTAAATATTATTCGCATGAAAAATATTAGTCAAAAAAGAAGTGAAAAACTAACAAATTTCTTAACTGACTTAATTAAATTTAGTTTGTTATTAGGGGGCTTTGGTAAATCATGGCGCAGGGCTGAACATTATCTATTTTTTTATGACTATATAAATAGTGGCAGAAAACCCATGATTGGTTGTCATTGGCAAATATTAGAAGAATCAGAAAATTTACGAGTTTCTATAAATAATCTCGATGACGTTAGAACATTCCTTAATAGTATTCACGAGAATATGAAAAATTGGGTTACGGATCATCAAAAACGCTTAAATCCCCAAGGTGCAAATTGGCGAGAGAGCTTTAAAAAAGGTAATGTACAAGTATGGGGAAGAATTGCTGAGCATGAAGATGATAGTCGAGCAATTCATTTTTTCCATGGCAATTATCAAGGTAATAAAACTATCAAACGCTCCATCCTAACAGGAAGAATGGGACATATAGGTAGAATCTGGCATAGAATGTACCCCCACCAAGGTGAGCAGTATGTAGAGTTGTTAACCATTTTCCCTGATAATAGCCGAGAAACTCGGGAATTTATCCAATATTTACGCTCTAATGTAAGCGAATTTAAACAACTTTGGTAA
- a CDS encoding hypothetical protein (KEGG: cyt:cce_0354 hypothetical protein~SPTR: Putative uncharacterized protein) has product MGKQDPFPQKNQEEGSIVTLIKELSQQNQTIKNAILLHTQGTSTEAELTREWIRENYSCDAIQLIPVRNELSDDPVNLTLAIQEAKKALNIAHKLQQKGDTLAFNASSGTPVMKSTWAILQSAGYAPHSNVWQVRNPYQLKSNQERVFPTNLNSLKKEFDLQIISKQIKNYNYSSALLTIKNSSLYHPKIEDAINYGKLRLSFNFDDAYSLVNKHDDKVMKNLANELGELRKKTYLP; this is encoded by the coding sequence GTGGGGAAACAAGATCCTTTTCCACAAAAAAACCAAGAAGAAGGATCAATTGTTACTCTCATCAAAGAATTATCGCAACAAAATCAAACCATCAAAAATGCCATTTTATTACATACCCAAGGCACATCCACAGAAGCAGAATTAACCAGAGAGTGGATACGAGAAAACTACTCTTGTGATGCTATACAACTAATTCCCGTTAGGAATGAATTATCAGATGATCCCGTTAATTTAACCTTAGCCATACAAGAAGCAAAAAAAGCTCTGAATATAGCTCACAAATTACAACAAAAAGGAGATACATTAGCATTTAATGCCTCTTCTGGTACCCCTGTAATGAAATCCACTTGGGCTATCTTGCAAAGTGCAGGTTATGCACCCCATAGCAATGTATGGCAAGTTAGAAATCCCTATCAATTAAAATCCAATCAAGAGCGAGTTTTTCCTACTAATTTAAATAGTCTTAAAAAGGAATTTGATTTACAAATTATTTCCAAGCAAATTAAAAATTATAATTACAGTTCTGCTTTATTAACTATTAAAAATAGTAGCTTATATCATCCTAAAATTGAGGATGCCATTAATTATGGAAAGTTGAGACTATCTTTTAATTTTGATGACGCTTATAGCCTTGTTAATAAACATGATGATAAGGTTATGAAAAATTTAGCTAATGAACTTGGGGAATTAAGAAAAAAAACTTACTTGCCTTGA
- a CDS encoding hypothetical protein (KEGG: cyt:cce_0354 hypothetical protein~SPTR: Putative uncharacterized protein) codes for MIKEVYFKASVKLKQKEYADFLVWLVAFHENLLKYLLIKQFGDESQWASKRWSDIQKDIINKIKNFDNGRLQSILEKEYPNLKFLNIPLMMRVLQYGDYHKPELIKRVNLLDGYVKDRNLFIHEMTGIRNIEKPEHLDRAMFKILQQLTKMPDNNPFDDLNKIILHNLKIFANKY; via the coding sequence TTGATTAAAGAAGTTTATTTTAAAGCTAGTGTTAAATTAAAACAAAAAGAATATGCCGATTTTTTGGTCTGGTTAGTGGCTTTTCATGAGAATTTATTAAAATATTTACTAATTAAACAATTTGGGGATGAGTCTCAATGGGCAAGTAAAAGATGGTCAGATATTCAAAAGGATATTATTAATAAGATAAAAAATTTTGATAATGGAAGATTACAATCAATACTTGAAAAAGAATACCCAAATCTAAAATTTTTAAATATTCCCCTAATGATGAGGGTTTTACAATATGGTGATTATCATAAACCAGAATTAATAAAAAGAGTAAATTTATTGGATGGATATGTGAAAGACCGAAATTTGTTTATCCATGAAATGACTGGTATTAGAAATATTGAAAAACCAGAACATTTAGATAGAGCAATGTTTAAAATTTTACAACAATTAACTAAAATGCCTGATAATAATCCTTTTGATGATTTAAATAAAATTATTCTACATAATCTTAAAATCTTTGCTAATAAATATTAA
- a CDS encoding hypothetical protein (PFAM: Chromatin associated protein KTI12~COGs: COG4639 kinase~KEGG: ter:Tery_4338 hypothetical protein~SPTR: Putative uncharacterized protein), whose translation MLCHFLIGVPASGKSTFAKLLSQYSLGQIISTDTIREELYGDEIIQGNWQEIEQKVIEQIKQAYDKNLPIIYDATNTKRPWRVDFLNKVRERVGKIDWVAWYLNPDVDICKRRNRERDRQVPEYVIDDMAESLRRFPPHVAEGFIHIYEVKADTPYKLSFITKKLDSLNRRIINRHNRTNVDNITLHRYSRLMDFDRLLHLISLLASYPELGNLQYAYPQIIEDIFGELLSFEDSISEITAIMAKLKAHIYADKLAIAEDLKFLQNYGLVNGGEKDNKYEETIIIDQDMVTHYASDKYTFERILNTIKTILHHPFLPTVEAEYLNRYFPQSQYKDDPTKSSLSGHLTNLTVHLMAQEKCHIKHLKARRDLLRKDIEYILKPYQILPNTMRNGYFLGTGILSPQELIDTFRLLQTQAKNIDDPLALNLYHEFERKMRLAHFDDNYIYPVRAIANRSMIDTDSLDSKTLSNQTERLQNLIEQRKLVRLNKFANRAKYEGETNGGFDAWLLQIVFYNFAWYLGFQHQGGEKDKLLRFERLDRLYIEKEMSETQTTTQQTKALNRLNKLLSASYGIYLGDDSHQQKLFLSKQKKNAQVKIELWFSEDIFKFIAEGTKRFSPTQMKMTKPSFGGYNSSVFSLDKSPDNNKPYRFQVTLPTWSLNDFDFIRWILGFGGQVKVHQPEILRSKIIELSRSTIDVYLY comes from the coding sequence ATGTTATGTCACTTTTTAATCGGTGTACCAGCTTCGGGAAAATCGACTTTTGCTAAATTATTAAGCCAATATTCTCTGGGTCAAATTATTTCCACTGACACCATTCGAGAGGAACTTTATGGAGATGAAATAATACAGGGAAATTGGCAGGAAATAGAGCAAAAAGTTATTGAGCAAATTAAACAAGCCTATGACAAAAATTTGCCAATAATTTATGATGCGACTAATACAAAAAGACCATGGAGAGTTGATTTTTTAAATAAAGTACGAGAAAGGGTTGGTAAAATTGATTGGGTGGCATGGTATCTCAATCCTGATGTGGATATTTGTAAAAGGCGTAATAGAGAAAGGGATAGACAAGTGCCAGAATATGTTATCGATGACATGGCAGAGTCTTTGAGGAGGTTTCCTCCTCATGTGGCAGAGGGTTTTATTCATATATACGAAGTTAAAGCCGATACTCCATACAAGTTATCTTTTATTACCAAGAAATTAGACTCGTTAAATCGTCGGATTATCAATAGGCATAATCGCACTAATGTAGATAATATTACCCTCCATCGTTATTCTCGGTTAATGGATTTCGATCGCCTCTTACACCTTATTTCTCTCCTCGCTTCTTATCCTGAGTTGGGAAATTTACAATATGCCTACCCTCAAATCATCGAAGATATTTTCGGGGAATTACTTTCTTTTGAGGATTCTATCAGTGAAATAACAGCTATCATGGCAAAATTAAAAGCTCATATTTATGCTGATAAATTAGCCATTGCTGAGGATTTAAAATTTCTGCAAAATTATGGTTTAGTCAATGGTGGAGAAAAAGATAATAAATACGAGGAAACTATCATCATTGATCAAGATATGGTAACCCATTATGCTTCTGATAAATATACTTTTGAGAGAATTTTAAATACTATTAAAACAATTCTCCATCATCCTTTTTTACCTACAGTAGAAGCAGAGTATTTGAATCGATATTTTCCTCAATCTCAATATAAAGATGATCCCACAAAATCTAGTTTATCAGGACATTTGACTAATTTAACAGTGCATTTAATGGCACAGGAAAAATGTCATATCAAACATCTTAAAGCAAGACGAGATTTACTGCGTAAAGATATTGAATACATCCTTAAACCCTATCAAATTTTACCTAATACTATGCGTAATGGTTACTTTCTTGGCACAGGTATTCTTTCTCCACAGGAGTTAATTGATACTTTTCGTCTATTACAAACCCAAGCCAAAAATATTGATGATCCTCTTGCTCTTAATTTATATCATGAGTTTGAGCGTAAGATGAGATTAGCCCATTTTGATGATAATTATATTTATCCCGTAAGGGCGATCGCCAATAGGTCTATGATAGATACTGACAGCTTAGACTCAAAAACCCTGAGTAATCAAACCGAAAGGTTACAAAATTTAATTGAACAAAGAAAATTGGTCAGACTGAATAAATTTGCCAATCGTGCTAAATATGAAGGAGAGACAAACGGAGGTTTTGACGCTTGGTTATTACAGATAGTGTTTTATAACTTTGCATGGTATCTCGGTTTTCAACACCAAGGAGGAGAAAAAGACAAATTATTGCGTTTTGAGCGTTTAGATAGGCTTTATATCGAAAAAGAAATGTCAGAAACTCAAACCACCACTCAACAAACAAAAGCCTTAAATCGCTTAAATAAACTATTATCAGCCAGTTATGGTATCTATCTTGGAGATGATAGTCATCAACAAAAACTCTTTTTAAGTAAGCAGAAAAAAAATGCACAAGTAAAAATAGAATTATGGTTTAGTGAGGATATTTTTAAATTTATTGCTGAAGGTACAAAAAGATTTTCCCCTACACAAATGAAAATGACTAAACCTTCTTTTGGTGGTTATAATTCCTCTGTATTTAGTTTAGATAAAAGCCCTGATAATAACAAGCCTTATCGTTTTCAAGTGACATTACCTACATGGTCATTAAATGATTTTGATTTCATTCGTTGGATATTAGGTTTTGGTGGTCAGGTAAAAGTGCATCAACCAGAGATATTAAGGTCAAAAATTATTGAACTTTCAAGAAGTACCATTGATGTTTATCTGTACTAA
- a CDS encoding transcriptional activator, Baf family (PFAM: Bordetella pertussis Bvg accessory factor family~TIGRFAM: pantothenate kinase, type III~COGs: COG1521 Putative transcriptional regulator protein~InterPro IPR004619:IPR001969~KEGG: cyt:cce_3223 pantothenate kinase~PFAM: Bvg accessory factor~SPTR: Bvg accessory factor;~TIGRFAM: transcriptional activator, Baf family) produces MSQENWLGLMIGNSRLHWAYFADNQLQKTWNTLKGDSLRELEDIIPPDIKNYLTPEIPLYVASVVPSATRLYLQLPQTTIIDVQAIPLQGIYKTMGCDRTLALWGGGCRYKFPCLVIDSGTALTFTGANENRELVGGAILPGVKLQMETLFFNTAALPEVEVLEKFVPRWAKDTPNAIQSGVIYTILGGIKGFIDDWLDKYPSSSIILTGGDTFLLKQYFQKIYPLLAEQIIFDSDLIFYGMKEYKNIIKKS; encoded by the coding sequence TTGAGTCAAGAAAATTGGTTGGGTTTGATGATTGGTAATTCCCGTTTACACTGGGCATATTTTGCCGATAATCAATTACAAAAAACTTGGAATACCCTCAAAGGTGATTCTTTAAGAGAATTAGAGGATATTATTCCCCCAGACATCAAAAATTATTTAACTCCAGAAATCCCCCTTTATGTGGCTTCAGTGGTGCCTTCTGCCACTCGTTTGTATCTGCAATTACCCCAAACTACTATTATTGATGTTCAAGCCATTCCCCTCCAAGGTATCTATAAAACCATGGGGTGCGATCGCACTTTAGCCCTTTGGGGAGGGGGTTGTAGGTACAAATTTCCCTGTCTCGTCATTGATAGTGGCACGGCATTAACCTTTACAGGAGCCAATGAAAATAGGGAATTAGTAGGAGGTGCCATTTTACCAGGAGTAAAATTACAAATGGAAACCCTTTTTTTTAACACCGCCGCCCTACCCGAAGTAGAAGTATTGGAAAAATTTGTCCCCCGTTGGGCAAAAGACACCCCCAATGCTATCCAAAGTGGTGTAATTTATACCATCCTTGGAGGTATCAAGGGATTTATCGATGATTGGTTAGATAAATATCCTTCCTCATCCATCATTTTGACGGGAGGGGATACATTTTTATTAAAACAATATTTCCAAAAAATTTATCCTCTTTTAGCAGAGCAAATTATCTTTGATTCTGATCTAATTTTTTATGGTATGAAAGAGTATAAAAATATTATCAAAAAAAGTTAA
- a CDS encoding 4-hydroxybenzoate octaprenyltransferase (PFAM: UbiA prenyltransferase family~TIGRFAM: 4-hydroxybenzoate polyprenyl transferase, proteobacterial~COGs: COG0382 4-hydroxybenzoate polyprenyltransferase and related prenyltransferase~InterPro IPR006370:IPR000537~KEGG: cyc:PCC7424_1159 4-hydroxybenzoate polyprenyltransferase~PFAM: UbiA prenyltransferase~SPTR: 4-hydroxybenzoate polyprenyl transferase;~TIGRFAM: 4-hydroxybenzoate polyprenyl transferase): MTSTSEVNNPSTLESVIKLLRWDKPAGRLILMIPALWAVFLAGEGKPPFSLVFIVILGSLATSAAGCVINDLWDRNIDNKVERTKKRPLASRALSVRVGIVVFIVSLGCAAGLAFFLNSLSFWLCVASVPVIVCYPLAKRVFPVPQLVLSIAWGFAVLISWSAVTGGLSANAWILWAATVLWTLGFDTVYAMSDKEDDLKVGINSSAIFFGDFVADAVGLFFALTAGLFAYLGTINGFSFLFGVAWAIAVILWVGQYIELRKPNADSINYGGIFGQNVTIGFILLLGIFVGIR; this comes from the coding sequence ATGACTTCCACATCCGAAGTTAATAACCCCAGCACCTTGGAAAGTGTTATTAAATTATTACGTTGGGATAAACCAGCAGGACGACTAATTTTAATGATTCCTGCCCTCTGGGCGGTATTTTTGGCAGGGGAAGGAAAACCGCCTTTTAGTTTAGTATTCATCGTCATCTTGGGAAGCCTTGCCACCAGCGCCGCAGGGTGTGTTATTAATGATTTATGGGATCGTAACATTGATAATAAGGTAGAAAGAACCAAAAAACGTCCCCTAGCTTCTCGGGCTTTGTCGGTGAGGGTGGGTATTGTGGTTTTTATTGTTTCCCTCGGTTGTGCGGCAGGATTGGCTTTTTTTCTCAATTCTCTTAGTTTTTGGTTGTGTGTCGCTTCTGTACCCGTGATTGTTTGTTATCCCCTTGCTAAAAGGGTTTTCCCTGTTCCTCAATTGGTTTTGTCCATTGCTTGGGGTTTTGCGGTACTAATTAGCTGGAGTGCGGTAACGGGAGGTTTGAGCGCTAATGCTTGGATTTTGTGGGCGGCAACGGTATTATGGACTTTGGGATTCGATACGGTTTATGCTATGTCCGATAAAGAGGATGATTTGAAGGTGGGTATCAATTCTAGTGCGATCTTTTTTGGGGATTTTGTGGCAGATGCAGTGGGGTTATTTTTCGCTCTGACTGCTGGTTTATTTGCTTATCTTGGTACTATAAATGGTTTTTCCTTTCTTTTTGGGGTGGCATGGGCGATCGCCGTTATTCTCTGGGTAGGGCAGTATATTGAGTTAAGAAAACCCAATGCTGATTCTATTAATTATGGTGGTATTTTTGGGCAAAATGTAACCATTGGTTTTATTTTATTGTTGGGTATTTTTGTAGGCATTCGTTAG